A genomic stretch from Leptospira licerasiae serovar Varillal str. VAR 010 includes:
- a CDS encoding alpha/beta hydrolase, which yields MATATKNKSKKNAGKSKLGKTGVNSHPVSLEFTEEMKGFVSMPGSFNYQEDYNAGKKAGNYLMFHLTIRVNDTQFFVYDPDETGEAIGWVECQPLGGRFEVEKGIFNCFVDYGKPSANEKHMKYRLFLKNKAGKKITLNGFKKVVDDGILNIWRDTSTLYTTVYEGYVDEKAEPKAKVLAKGILHILEKDFIKQMTTFKSNGRTFSERKDALFRFGELFMGNLWEIYGAQFRKAEPELWRERDIPVFTLDGVKNAKVSFHPFTTDDKISLNLVRFQKKESKDVVVLMHGLTTSTDMFVMPEHKNLVTYLHENRFTDVWSFDWRGSLRFSYNLFPHRYTLDDIALYDVPAALKVIRDAVGPGKRIHFVVHCVGSISFFMSLFGGKIDGVTSVVSNSVSLTPNVPTWSKIKLSFSPFLMESVFRFPNVNPRWHYLPGFASGKVLAKFVSLFHHECDEPACHMLSLMWGTGWPACYEHANLPDITHRRVGDLFGATSMNYYRHIRKAVGRKAMIKFRPTDGRYDSLPNNYLDNASEVKTPVLFMTGDKNKVFKDSNIIAYETLNRLNPGNKNELFIAEGYGHQDTLMGKKSDKDVFPRIVEFLRKNSNGVKKG from the coding sequence TTGGCTACAGCGACAAAAAATAAATCAAAGAAGAATGCCGGCAAATCCAAGCTAGGCAAGACAGGAGTCAATTCGCATCCGGTAAGTTTGGAATTCACTGAGGAAATGAAAGGTTTCGTTTCCATGCCCGGATCTTTTAATTATCAAGAAGATTATAATGCGGGAAAGAAGGCTGGGAATTATTTGATGTTTCACCTAACTATCCGCGTGAACGACACTCAGTTTTTCGTATACGATCCCGACGAAACAGGAGAAGCGATCGGTTGGGTAGAATGCCAACCTCTAGGCGGAAGATTCGAAGTAGAAAAAGGGATCTTTAACTGCTTTGTGGATTATGGCAAACCCTCTGCCAATGAAAAACATATGAAATACCGTTTGTTCCTAAAGAACAAAGCGGGAAAGAAAATCACTTTAAACGGATTTAAGAAGGTAGTGGACGACGGTATCTTGAATATCTGGAGAGATACTTCAACATTATATACAACCGTATACGAAGGATACGTGGATGAAAAAGCGGAACCTAAGGCCAAAGTACTTGCAAAAGGGATCTTACATATATTAGAAAAAGATTTTATTAAGCAGATGACGACCTTCAAATCCAACGGTCGTACTTTTTCTGAACGAAAGGATGCTTTATTCAGATTCGGCGAATTGTTCATGGGAAATCTATGGGAAATCTATGGTGCCCAATTCAGAAAAGCGGAACCTGAGTTATGGAGAGAAAGAGATATTCCCGTATTTACTTTGGATGGAGTTAAAAATGCAAAGGTTAGTTTTCATCCATTCACTACGGATGATAAAATTTCTCTCAATTTAGTACGTTTTCAGAAGAAGGAGAGTAAGGACGTCGTAGTTCTTATGCACGGACTTACTACTTCGACGGACATGTTCGTTATGCCCGAGCATAAGAACCTTGTGACATACCTGCATGAGAACAGATTTACCGATGTCTGGAGTTTTGACTGGAGAGGAAGTTTACGTTTCAGTTATAATCTTTTCCCTCATAGATATACTTTGGACGATATAGCTCTTTATGATGTGCCGGCGGCTTTAAAAGTGATAAGAGATGCTGTCGGTCCTGGAAAAAGGATCCACTTCGTCGTACATTGTGTGGGATCCATCTCCTTCTTCATGAGCTTGTTCGGAGGAAAGATCGACGGGGTCACTAGCGTGGTCTCGAATAGTGTGTCTCTAACTCCTAACGTGCCTACGTGGTCTAAGATCAAGCTGTCATTTTCTCCATTCTTAATGGAATCCGTTTTTAGATTTCCGAACGTGAATCCACGTTGGCATTATCTACCGGGATTTGCCTCAGGTAAGGTTCTTGCAAAGTTCGTAAGTTTATTTCATCACGAATGTGACGAGCCTGCTTGCCATATGCTGAGCTTGATGTGGGGGACAGGATGGCCTGCTTGTTACGAACATGCAAATCTTCCCGATATTACTCACAGAAGAGTGGGTGACCTATTCGGGGCGACTTCTATGAACTATTATCGACATATCAGGAAAGCTGTAGGGCGCAAGGCTATGATCAAGTTTAGACCTACAGACGGTCGTTATGATTCCCTTCCAAACAATTATTTGGATAATGCCTCCGAGGTCAAAACTCCGGTCCTTTTTATGACCGGAGATAAAAATAAAGTATTCAAAGATTCTAATATTATAGCTTACGAAACATTGAATCGATTGAATCCTGGAAATAAAAACGAACTGTTTATCGCCGAGGGTTATGGCCATCAGGATACTTTGATGGGGAAAAAGAGCGATAAGGACGTGTTCCCTAGGATAGTGGAGTTCCTGCGTAAGAATTCCAACGGAGTTAAAAAAGGATAA
- a CDS encoding GMC oxidoreductase, producing MKFYEAIIIGTGFGGSINACRLSKKWPGKVLVLERGKEYPKGSFPRSPEGMSKNFWNIPEEGPIPRSSKFKRAGRQTGLFDIRNYPKLDVVLSAGLGGGSLIYANVFLEPPDHIFDHRWPETVKKKHLKPYYKIVKDILGSRPIPDNGEDRRKVVRTELYENFAKHESRVSKKADINVFFGNDFKKPTPIGVQEKNRFGAIQTSCIYCAECDVGCNTHSKNTLDLNYLFVARNSNKAEIKTEHLATKIVPLNKKGEEDPSQSGEFGYRVHYLNLQNGNSSASFADTKRIVVSAGTLGSTELLLKCKTKFKTLTKISDKLGTQFSGNGDFLSFTAKGKKPADPNYGPVITQYTDYNLFSSFDPKKAFLLEDASYPVFASYFVSGAIPIIFKLNYIFHFIGELFKSIINGKIFGRVGFLFSEALKGDLSYTSAVLLCMGIDTSDGKMYLDKKGNLQIQWPQKENLTLYNTIMDVNKKFAKFTDAKTRFPMPTYSWPVRNNVTVHPLGGCVLGTSVNTGVCSSDPKTFGKVFGYEGLYVADGSLLPTAVGANPSMTISALSEMVAEGITGKKPNTSLR from the coding sequence TTGAAATTTTACGAGGCTATAATAATCGGAACCGGATTTGGCGGTTCGATCAATGCCTGTCGTTTGTCTAAAAAATGGCCAGGCAAAGTTTTAGTACTCGAACGAGGGAAAGAATATCCTAAAGGTTCTTTTCCTAGATCTCCGGAGGGAATGTCAAAAAACTTCTGGAACATTCCGGAAGAAGGTCCTATTCCTAGATCTTCCAAGTTCAAAAGGGCAGGCAGGCAAACTGGATTATTCGATATTCGTAATTATCCAAAACTAGATGTAGTTCTCTCCGCAGGTCTTGGCGGGGGTTCTTTGATCTATGCAAATGTTTTTTTGGAACCGCCTGATCATATTTTCGATCATCGTTGGCCTGAAACTGTTAAAAAGAAACATTTAAAACCTTATTATAAAATAGTAAAAGATATCTTAGGCTCCCGACCTATTCCGGACAATGGAGAGGACAGGCGAAAGGTAGTCCGTACTGAATTATATGAAAATTTTGCTAAACATGAATCCAGAGTTTCCAAAAAAGCCGACATAAACGTCTTCTTTGGGAATGATTTTAAAAAGCCTACTCCGATCGGGGTTCAGGAAAAAAACCGCTTTGGAGCGATTCAAACTTCCTGTATCTACTGCGCAGAATGCGATGTGGGATGCAACACACATTCTAAAAACACCCTGGACTTGAATTATCTATTTGTAGCTAGGAATTCCAACAAAGCTGAGATCAAAACGGAACATCTTGCCACTAAAATTGTACCTTTGAATAAAAAAGGAGAAGAGGATCCTTCTCAGTCGGGAGAGTTCGGCTATAGGGTTCACTATTTGAACTTACAAAATGGAAATTCTTCAGCGTCTTTTGCAGACACGAAACGTATCGTGGTTTCTGCGGGAACCCTCGGATCTACGGAACTTCTGCTAAAATGTAAGACAAAGTTTAAGACCTTAACCAAGATCTCGGATAAACTCGGGACTCAATTTTCAGGGAATGGTGACTTTCTTTCTTTTACTGCAAAAGGGAAGAAGCCCGCAGACCCTAATTATGGCCCGGTAATCACTCAGTATACGGATTATAATTTATTTTCCAGTTTTGATCCAAAAAAAGCATTCTTACTAGAAGATGCAAGCTATCCGGTATTTGCTTCTTATTTTGTTTCGGGCGCAATACCAATCATCTTCAAGTTGAACTATATTTTCCATTTTATCGGAGAGTTATTCAAAAGTATCATAAACGGAAAAATTTTCGGAAGAGTCGGATTTCTTTTTAGCGAAGCTTTAAAAGGAGATCTTTCTTATACTTCCGCAGTTCTTCTGTGTATGGGGATAGATACTTCCGATGGGAAGATGTATCTGGATAAAAAGGGAAATCTTCAGATACAGTGGCCTCAAAAAGAAAATCTAACACTTTATAATACTATAATGGACGTGAACAAAAAGTTCGCGAAATTCACAGACGCAAAGACTAGGTTTCCGATGCCGACTTATTCATGGCCTGTCCGTAATAACGTTACTGTTCATCCTCTTGGAGGTTGCGTTTTGGGGACTTCGGTCAATACTGGAGTTTGCTCTTCGGATCCTAAAACTTTCGGTAAGGTTTTCGGTTACGAAGGTTTGTACGTTGCGGACGGTAGTTTATTACCTACTGCAGTGGGTGCTAATCCTTCTATGACTATTTCCGCCCTTTCGGAAATGGTGGCGGAAGGAATTACGGGCAAGAAGCCGAATACAAGTTTAAGGTAG
- a CDS encoding adenylate/guanylate cyclase domain-containing protein, which translates to MAFKRSIFASASEDRLENLVLERLKPGADKEKIDARIWDLFGEVWCIMFTDLSGFSRGVEKFGIIHFLQTIHESERVLVPVIEDHDGILLKSEGDSFLVIFRNVAKGLQAAIRMQKELLEYNKDKIPEEKILLCVGLGYGKVLKIGDSDVFGSEVNTASKLGEDTAEAGEILITQTVFDNAQDTGLKFEPIKDVPAGTKGAFRVIY; encoded by the coding sequence ATGGCATTCAAAAGAAGTATATTCGCAAGCGCGTCCGAAGACAGATTGGAAAACCTAGTTTTAGAAAGATTAAAACCGGGAGCCGATAAGGAAAAAATAGATGCCCGAATCTGGGACTTATTCGGAGAAGTTTGGTGTATTATGTTCACCGACCTTTCCGGATTTTCGAGAGGTGTAGAAAAATTCGGAATCATTCATTTTCTACAGACCATCCATGAGTCTGAAAGAGTATTAGTGCCGGTCATAGAGGATCATGATGGGATCCTTCTCAAATCGGAGGGAGATAGTTTTTTAGTGATCTTCCGAAACGTAGCCAAAGGATTACAAGCTGCGATCAGAATGCAAAAGGAATTATTAGAATATAATAAGGACAAGATCCCTGAAGAAAAAATACTTCTCTGTGTAGGACTCGGTTACGGCAAAGTTTTAAAAATAGGAGACTCAGACGTCTTCGGCTCGGAAGTAAACACAGCAAGTAAGTTGGGAGAAGATACTGCGGAAGCGGGAGAGATCTTAATTACCCAAACCGTTTTCGATAACGCACAAGATACAGGTTTAAAGTTTGAACCTATCAAGGATGTTCCGGCCGGAACTAAGGGAGCGTTTAGGGTGATTTATTAG
- a CDS encoding metallophosphoesterase codes for MPKSKIKYIVISDIHLGAYNSLLTYIEEFPDPVKDSDKFKVNPQKTSPALAELLNCLKHIVHSVNGSSKPPQFILLGDVLELALGDINAASMTFERFLEVAYKETKHHFSESILYIPGNHDHHLWETAREKQYIDYIANLKPNQYINDTWHTTKMVNPDFIQSDLLTGILRRNKKLKRAEAVIAYPNLEISSKNGKRSVFLTHGHFLENIYSLMSTMQRILLPDIDETPDAPKRNRSVWSKMNDYNPFKRAKEITTPKSIYVLERENFAWIDFFWSTLGRSGKVGTGIGLIYDMLQDSKAVGKLAQNVSAYLLRNLNLPFLLRILGIKWLLYKGFSYILTKIVVKVGQAERGMSNSVLSDEVVHNMDSYLGETLPAQWKAETRKSKREFPNDYTFIFGHTHKPFAVETQDLGLKVQSKEVFNTGGWVVDTIQPMTSHGGAVLFIDEDANVASFKVYTEGEIKPGFLVPDGKTNPMYETLVETIDLQNKKFSALSKSLEEEIRLRRRYLKVRVKE; via the coding sequence ATGCCAAAGAGTAAAATTAAATATATCGTAATCTCCGACATTCACCTGGGAGCATATAACAGTTTACTTACATACATCGAAGAGTTCCCTGATCCTGTAAAAGATTCGGATAAGTTCAAAGTAAATCCTCAAAAAACTTCTCCTGCACTTGCGGAACTTCTAAACTGTTTAAAACATATCGTTCACTCGGTAAACGGTTCTTCCAAGCCTCCTCAGTTCATATTATTAGGCGACGTGCTCGAATTAGCGTTAGGGGATATTAACGCGGCATCCATGACTTTCGAAAGATTTTTGGAAGTTGCATATAAGGAAACGAAACATCACTTTTCGGAAAGTATTCTCTATATTCCGGGAAACCACGATCATCATCTTTGGGAAACTGCAAGAGAAAAGCAGTATATAGACTACATAGCGAACTTAAAGCCGAATCAATATATCAACGACACTTGGCACACTACAAAGATGGTAAATCCGGACTTCATACAATCCGATTTGCTCACAGGAATTCTAAGAAGAAATAAGAAATTAAAAAGAGCGGAAGCAGTGATTGCCTATCCGAATTTGGAAATTTCTTCTAAGAACGGAAAACGTTCCGTATTCTTAACTCATGGACATTTTTTAGAAAATATTTATTCTTTAATGAGTACGATGCAAAGGATCTTACTCCCTGATATTGATGAAACTCCGGATGCTCCTAAACGTAATCGATCCGTTTGGAGTAAAATGAACGATTATAACCCATTTAAAAGGGCTAAAGAAATCACCACCCCGAAATCCATTTACGTTCTCGAGCGAGAGAATTTTGCATGGATCGACTTCTTCTGGTCCACACTCGGAAGATCCGGAAAAGTGGGAACAGGCATCGGACTTATTTATGATATGCTCCAGGACTCAAAAGCAGTCGGAAAATTAGCACAAAACGTATCCGCCTATTTATTAAGAAATTTGAATCTTCCCTTTTTACTTCGTATATTAGGGATCAAATGGCTTCTCTATAAAGGTTTTTCTTACATTCTTACTAAAATCGTAGTAAAGGTAGGACAGGCGGAAAGAGGAATGTCGAATTCCGTCCTAAGCGATGAGGTAGTCCATAATATGGATTCTTACTTAGGGGAAACCCTTCCTGCGCAATGGAAAGCGGAGACACGAAAGAGTAAAAGAGAATTCCCTAATGATTATACATTCATCTTCGGTCATACACATAAACCATTCGCTGTGGAGACCCAAGATCTAGGGTTAAAAGTTCAAAGTAAAGAAGTGTTCAACACAGGTGGATGGGTAGTGGACACCATCCAACCGATGACCTCTCACGGAGGCGCAGTGTTATTTATCGATGAAGATGCAAACGTGGCTTCATTTAAGGTTTATACGGAAGGAGAAATAAAACCTGGCTTCTTGGTTCCGGACGGCAAAACGAATCCGATGTATGAAACGTTAGTGGAAACCATAGATCTCCAAAATAAGAAATTTAGCGCATTATCCAAATCCTTAGAAGAAGAAATTCGCCTGAGAAGAAGATACCTAAAAGTCAGGGTCAAAGAATAA
- a CDS encoding sterol desaturase family protein, whose protein sequence is MRFVCELSWEYCISGFALYQLKMNFLRYYPIAGLAFLIFWVWKKDLFQKFRIQKDFPKKERIIFELKQSAITLIMFSTIAVSVYVLGKLKILHIKTYKDFAEYGLSYAIFSFILLTIWHETWFYWAHRIMHHRKIYPYVHSIHHKSVNPSPMAAYNFHWVEAFLEGVYVVPALCILPLHFYVFLIHTFYAMIMNIWWHLGYEFFPKGWTTHPILKWINTSTHHNLHHQKFHGNYSLYFNFWDRIMGTNFRDYSEIFESNAGAGKAEEISVIPSSYLQKS, encoded by the coding sequence ATGAGATTCGTTTGTGAATTAAGTTGGGAATATTGCATTTCTGGCTTTGCTCTTTATCAATTAAAAATGAATTTCCTGCGGTATTATCCGATTGCAGGTCTTGCGTTTCTGATCTTTTGGGTTTGGAAAAAGGACCTTTTTCAAAAATTCAGGATCCAAAAGGATTTTCCTAAAAAGGAAAGGATTATCTTCGAATTAAAACAATCTGCGATCACTCTAATCATGTTCAGCACAATTGCCGTTTCTGTATATGTTCTAGGAAAACTAAAGATACTTCATATCAAAACCTATAAGGACTTTGCAGAATATGGACTGAGTTACGCGATATTCAGCTTTATATTACTTACGATTTGGCATGAGACTTGGTTTTATTGGGCCCATCGAATAATGCATCACCGAAAAATTTATCCTTATGTGCATTCCATCCATCATAAATCCGTAAACCCTTCTCCTATGGCTGCTTATAATTTCCATTGGGTAGAGGCTTTTCTGGAAGGTGTATATGTTGTTCCCGCACTTTGTATACTTCCTCTGCACTTTTATGTTTTTTTAATCCATACATTCTATGCAATGATCATGAATATATGGTGGCATTTAGGTTATGAATTTTTTCCTAAAGGTTGGACTACTCATCCGATCTTGAAATGGATCAATACCTCTACCCATCATAATCTACATCACCAGAAGTTTCATGGGAATTACAGTCTATATTTCAATTTTTGGGATAGAATAATGGGAACGAACTTTAGGGATTATTCCGAAATTTTCGAGAGTAACGCGGGTGCGGGGAAGGCGGAGGAGATCTCCGTTATCCCCTCCAGCTATTTGCAAAAATCTTAA